GTCAAGTATTTTTCAACTGAAGACAGAACACTAGACCAATTTGGATAAGGCTATACCGACTCTTTGCCAGTTGCCACTCTACATAAACACACGCACACACCCATTATAAATTCCCATGCAATTCACAGCTCACACCCAAAACCacctctacttcttcttcttcttcttcttctcactACCACCATGGAAGCTGATCCTAGGAAAGAACCCAAACTCGCCTCTtctgatcaccctcttccacctCCTCCACCACCCTCTTCAGCCTCTATTAGAAAGATTGTAATGGTGGCCTCTATAGCTGCGGGTATCCAGTTTGGCTGGGCCTTGCAGCTCTCTCTTTTAACCCCTTACGTTCAGCTCCTTGGCATTCCTCACACTTGGGCTGCTTTCATTTGGCTCTGTGGACCTATTTCAGGAATGCTTGTCCAGCCTATTGTAGGCTACCACAGTGATCGTTGCACCTCCCGTTTTGGCCGTCGCCGCCCTTTTATTGCTGCCGGTTCTTTCGCCGTTGCCGTGGCTGTTTTCCTTATCGGCTATGCTGCTGACCTTGGTCACCTCTCTGGTGACCCTATTGCCAAGAGCCCCAAACCACGAGCTATAGCTGTGTTTGTCGTCGGGTTCTGGATTCTCGACGTCGCTAATAACATGCTCCAGGGTCCTTGCCGTGCTCTCCTGGCCGATCTTTCTGGTTCTAATCAGAAGAAGACACGTACAGCTAATGCACTATTCTCCTTCTTCATGGCCGTTGGGAACGTTCTTGGCTTCGCCGCTGGTGCCTACactcatttatataaaattttcccATTCACAAAGACCAAAGCTTGCGACGTTTATTGTGCAAATCTGAAATCTTGTTTCTTTATCTCCATTTTCTTGCTTTTAACTCTCACGGTACTAGCTCTCACTTATGTTCGCGAAAAGCAATGGTCACCGGAACAGGGAAACGCCGCTGCCGGTGATGCTGAGGAGGAGGAAGACGGGCCATCTGAGTCGTCTCCGATGCCGTTCTTCGGTGAGATATTTGCCGCTTTAAAGAATCTGCAAAAACCCATGTGGATCCTTCTTCTGGTGACGTGCCTGAACTGGATTGCATGGTTTCCATTCCTGTTGTTCGATACTGATTGGATGGGGAGGGAGGTCTACGGCGGAGATTCAAACGGAACAGCCGAACAGGTGAGGCTGTACGATCACGGGGTGCGCGCCGGTGCACTGGGTCTGATGCTTAACTCGGTGGTTTTGGGGTTCACCTCCCTAGGTGTGGAGGTCTTGGCGCGTGCGGTCGGAGGAGTTAAGAGATTGTGGGGTATAGTGAATTTCATTCTTGCATTATGTTTGTTCATGACCATCTTGATCACCAAAATGGCTGAATCCAACAGAAGATTCACCACCGTGAGAGGCGGAGCCACCGTTCCCTTGCCACCACCCGGTGGCGTCAAGGCTGGGGCACTGGCCCTTTTTGCCGTGATGGGTGTACCTCAAGCTGTAAGTTCTTGCCTGCTTATCtcagaatttcttttttttttttttaattattattattattttttctcttAGTCCCCTAGATGGTCACTTAACGGTCAACAAGTCAACACCAAACAGAATTTCTTACCGTGGGTGTGGAATACCTACTTGTCTCTTATTTTTTGACCAAAAATAAAGTGTCGTTGAATCATACAACATCAGTTAAAATGtgatttctttttttgttttaaattaaaaaaaaaaatgtttgaacaaAGCAAATTGTTGCTTATTTGGGATGAAGGTTTcggatatttgaaaatttttaaaattttcattttttaatgaaag
This is a stretch of genomic DNA from Hevea brasiliensis isolate MT/VB/25A 57/8 chromosome 12, ASM3005281v1, whole genome shotgun sequence. It encodes these proteins:
- the LOC110640526 gene encoding sucrose transport protein SUC2, whose product is MEADPRKEPKLASSDHPLPPPPPPSSASIRKIVMVASIAAGIQFGWALQLSLLTPYVQLLGIPHTWAAFIWLCGPISGMLVQPIVGYHSDRCTSRFGRRRPFIAAGSFAVAVAVFLIGYAADLGHLSGDPIAKSPKPRAIAVFVVGFWILDVANNMLQGPCRALLADLSGSNQKKTRTANALFSFFMAVGNVLGFAAGAYTHLYKIFPFTKTKACDVYCANLKSCFFISIFLLLTLTVLALTYVREKQWSPEQGNAAAGDAEEEEDGPSESSPMPFFGEIFAALKNLQKPMWILLLVTCLNWIAWFPFLLFDTDWMGREVYGGDSNGTAEQVRLYDHGVRAGALGLMLNSVVLGFTSLGVEVLARAVGGVKRLWGIVNFILALCLFMTILITKMAESNRRFTTVRGGATVPLPPPGGVKAGALALFAVMGVPQAITYSIPFALASIFCNTAGAGQGLSLGVLNLSIVIPQMLVSVASGPWDALFGGGNLPAFVVGAIAAAASGIFAFTLLPSPPPDVPSAKASRAVTAAFH